The Acidimicrobiales bacterium genomic sequence AACACGGCGTCGATCGCCGCCTTCGAGGGTCAGATCGGTCAGGTCGCCTATGCGGCTGCGAAGGCCGGGATCGTCGGCATGACGTTCACGATGGCCCGCGATCTCGGCAGCTACGGCGTCCGGGTGAACGCCATCGCGCCCAGCCTGTTCCACACGGGCATCACGTCGGGGATCCCCGCTGACTATGCCGACGCCCTCACCGCTGGCGCCGCCTTTCCGAAGCGCATGGGCCGGCCCGAGGAGTACGCCCGGCTGGCATTGGCAATCATCGAGAATCCCATGCTGAACGGCGGCACCATCCGTCTCGACGGGGGCCAAAGGTTCGCTCCGAAGTAGTCCGTTCGCCCCGGCTTGAACTGCTCAGTCGTGAACGTGCGATCGCTCGACCTCATGAACTCTGTGGCATGGTGGGTGTGGCGGACCCGGTTCGACGCTCAGCGGAACGAGTAGCGCACCGGCAGGTGCTTGACCCCCGAAACGAAGGCGGACTCCGACCACTGAGGCGGCCCGACCAGTTCGATGTCATCGAGCTGCGGGGAAAGGCGCGAGAGCATGGTGCGGACTTCTCGGCGGGCGAACTGTGAGCCTAGACAGAAGTGGGCTCCCCCACCGAAGGAAATGAGCCTGTCGGCGTCACTGCGACGCACATCGAAGGTCATCGACTCGCTGAACACCTCCTCGTCCCGATTGGCACTCGGGTACGAGAGCAGCACCCTGCCGTTCCTCGGGATCGTCGCGCCCCCGATATCGATGTCCTCTGTCGCATAGCGCAGGAAGTGCCGGACAGGGGTCGTCCAGCGGATGCATTCGTCAGCGGCAGCGATGGCGAGCTCGGGGTCGTCCCGTATGGCCCATAGCTGTCCCATATCGCGAAGCAGGGCCTCCATACCGCCTGCGAGGGCGTACGACGTGGTGTCGTGTCCGGCGGTCGCCACGATGATGTAGTACCAGAGCCGTTCGGCGTCGCCCATGGGGCAGCCGTCGGGCTGACCATTGGCGATGAGGGTGGCCAGGTCGTCGGCCGGGTGCGTTCGGCGGTCCTCGGTGAGCTCGTTGAAGTACTGAATGAACTTCATGACCGACTCGA encodes the following:
- a CDS encoding cytochrome P450 codes for the protein MTSTRSTAVGEHIGGLFAMPHRWADMDAWHEEVAQIRKANRVLPVELDGFEPFWVLTRHDDILSVARDNQRWLNTSRSVLGPEEDWTRMLAAGIPAPRTLVHLDGKEHGDHRKVTNDWFKPAAVKHRQSRIDALADLFIDRMRDLGGECDFAQDVAQPYTLRVIMDIYGVPERDEPLMLQLTQGIFGAADPEFLGDAADPEARVIESVMKFIQYFNELTEDRRTHPADDLATLIANGQPDGCPMGDAERLWYYIIVATAGHDTTSYALAGGMEALLRDMGQLWAIRDDPELAIAAADECIRWTTPVRHFLRYATEDIDIGGATIPRNGRVLLSYPSANRDEEVFSESMTFDVRRSDADRLISFGGGAHFCLGSQFARREVRTMLSRLSPQLDDIELVGPPQWSESAFVSGVKHLPVRYSFR